From Candidatus Angelobacter sp., a single genomic window includes:
- a CDS encoding LD-carboxypeptidase, producing the protein KLGEHVAAQHGFFAGTDAQRLSDLNAMLNDPQIKAIFAIRGGYGSPRLLPFVDYRAVRRRPKIIVGFSDVTALQLALLRRTGLITFSGPLPGVEFWQKPDPYTEEHFWRLLTSTRRVGPLPNPRNEPSHSRIPGRAEGRLLGGNLSLLVSNLGTRFSPDYRGTILVLEDVGEHFHRIDRMFTQLRNAGILDQINGLVLGHFTNCKASDSAKPHLKLNEIIEEVLSWLNVPVVEGFQYGHVARKLTVPFGLRARLDAGRGTLTVTESAVV; encoded by the coding sequence AAGCTGGGTGAGCACGTCGCCGCGCAACACGGCTTCTTTGCCGGAACGGACGCGCAGCGGTTGAGCGACCTGAACGCGATGCTGAATGATCCGCAGATCAAAGCAATCTTCGCCATCCGCGGCGGCTACGGTTCGCCGCGTCTGCTGCCCTTCGTCGATTATCGCGCCGTCCGGCGTCGGCCAAAGATTATTGTCGGCTTTAGCGACGTCACGGCGTTACAACTGGCCCTGCTCCGGCGGACGGGTCTGATCACATTTTCCGGCCCGCTTCCGGGAGTTGAATTCTGGCAAAAGCCCGACCCTTACACCGAGGAACATTTCTGGCGACTGCTCACTTCGACTCGCCGCGTTGGGCCGCTGCCGAATCCGCGCAACGAACCCTCGCATTCGCGGATTCCCGGTCGTGCCGAAGGTCGGCTGCTGGGCGGCAACCTGTCATTGCTCGTATCGAACCTCGGCACGCGTTTTAGCCCCGACTACCGTGGCACAATCCTCGTCCTGGAAGACGTCGGCGAACACTTTCATCGGATCGACCGGATGTTTACTCAATTACGCAACGCTGGAATTCTGGATCAGATCAACGGGCTTGTGCTTGGTCACTTCACGAACTGCAAGGCGAGCGACTCCGCAAAGCCGCACCTGAAGCTGAACGAAATAATCGAGGAGGTGTTGTCATGGTTGAACGTCCCGGTGGTCGAGGGATTTCAATACGGCCATGTCGCCCGGAAGCTTACCGTGCCCTTTGGACTCCGCGCGCGCCTGGACGCAGGTCGCGGGACCTTGACGGTGACGGAATCTGCAGTCGTGTGA